A genomic stretch from Hemicordylus capensis ecotype Gifberg chromosome 1, rHemCap1.1.pri, whole genome shotgun sequence includes:
- the LOC128326085 gene encoding cytosolic 5'-nucleotidase 1A-like, with translation MADPESTILNTSVNQKDAKEALVIAVTTRAIFNLEKEHEIFLTKGKDEYLKHQQMNENNPLEQGTAFAFVQAVQFVNKQLLERNPEEKRLFDVIVLSNNSPESGLRIINSAKHHGLEISKFCFVSDEDSTQYLKTHNVKLFLSADRKDVRNALQRGVSAALIFQQEIQTPNTQLRVVFDGDAVLFSDETERVFREEGLEGAIKYEKHMENVPMGEGPLKTFALHLGKMRKMFDQGDSPIRTYLVTARSGRDMGIRAIKTLREWGLAIDEAFFMDGAPKGPILSKIQPHIFFDDGLHNIQGARDVGIPSALVPWDC, from the exons ATGGCAGACCCTGAAAGCACAATCCTAAACACCAGTGTGAACCAG AAAGATGCAAAGGAAGCTCTTGTTATTGCTGTGACAACAAGAGCCATTTTCAACCTGGAAAAGGAGCATGAGATCTTCTTGACAAAGGGCAAGGATGAGTATTTGAAGCACCAGCAAATGAATGAGAATAACCCTTTGGAGCAAGGGACAGCATTTGCTTTTGTTCAG GCCGTGCAGTTTGTGAACAAGCAACTCCTTGAAAGAAACCCAGAGGAGAAAAGGCTATTTGATGTCATTGTTCTCTCCAATAATAGTCCAGAGAGTGGTCTGCGCATCATCAATAGTGCTAAACATCATG GTCTGGAGATCTCCAAGTTCTGCTTTGTCAGTGATGAAGATTCCACCCAGTACTTGAAAACACACAATGTGAAGCTTTTTCTCTCAGCTGACAGAAAAGATGTGCGTAATGCACTTCAGAGag GAGTCTCAGCAGCACTCATCTTCCAGCAGGAGATCCAGACTCCCAACACCCAGTTGCGTGTCGTCTTTGATGGTGATGCCGTGCTCTTTTCAGATGAGACTGAGCGTGTCTTTCgtgaggaggggctggagggagCTATAAAGTATGAGAAGCATATGGAGAATGTGCCCATGGGAGAG GGCCCACTGAAAACCTTTGCTTTGCATCTTGGGAAGATGCGTAAGATGTTTGATCAAGGAGACTCCCCTATCCGCACCTACTTGGTAACTGCCCGCAGTGGCCGTGACATGGGTATTCGGGCCATCAAaacccttagggaatggggcctaGCAATTGATGAGGCCTTCTTCATGGATGGAGCTCCTAAAGGCCCTATCCTATCCAAGATCCAGCCCCATATCTTCTTTGATGATGGTCTTCACAATATCCAAGGTGCTCGGGATGTCGGCATACCCTCTGCTTTGGTCCCATGGGATTGCTAA